The following nucleotide sequence is from Amia ocellicauda isolate fAmiCal2 chromosome 14, fAmiCal2.hap1, whole genome shotgun sequence.
GACTCTTCAAAAGAGCTTCCTATGTCTCCAGTCAAATCactaaccccccaccccaaacacAACATGCCTGCACTTATTCCCCCCAAAGCCATTCTCTCTCAGGATGCATGAACATCTCCAGCCCAGCAACTTCCCCAGTAACGACGAAAAAAAACACAGACGCTAAGCAACAGCTTGAACTCAACAAGTCAAATATAGATGAAGATGCAGATCAACTCCCAGTGCTGCGTCTCCGACAGGGTTACATTAGATcggatgcacacacacacacacacacatatatcattATTGGAAATCAAGCCAAGAAAACAAGTTAAAGAttagatacatatatacacatttacatAACAGATCTTTCTGATCTTCATCtgattatttgtattgtctgtcgtacacgtacacacacacatgttacTCAGTCCTCAGTCTACTCACTTCCATGCCTGGTGTTGACCCTGTACACGCCGACCCAAGCCTCAGACAAAGGCCGGGCGTGGGAACCGCGGACCCGGCCCGATCGTGTAGCGAGGTTCCGCCCGGACAGCCGCCCCGTCGGGAGCCGCTCGGAGAAAGTGCGCAGGGTCACCCGGGCGGCTTCGTCCCCGGACAGTCGCTCTGCGCCGGGGGCTGAAGGCGTCGCACTGTCGCCGGCACTGTGGCCGCTGCTGCCTTGCTCCGGGAGGGCCTCTGTGCCGATCCTCTCGGCGGGGCTGGGGCTGCCCTCGCTGCCCGCCGCCGACCGCCCCCGATCCGAGTCCCCTCCTTCCTCCGCACGGGTCTGGCTCGGCTCGGACGCGGGGTCGAAGCTGCCGGAGAAATCCACCACCAGGCTTGTGGGCCTTTTGCCCCGAACTCGCCGGTACGAGTCTCGCCTGAGCCCGTCTTTGTCGAACACAGTCCCGGCATCCTGTTGAAACCTGCTCGCCCGCGTCCCCATGGCTGTTCAATGCAGGTAGgatgtttttaataatacaaatatatactaaAAACCCAACGATAGTCCCTTTCACACTTCTTACTGCTAAACGCGATTTCTTGCTGTATTTTGACGGTTAACGGGCGCTGCTCCTGCGCCGCTCACCTCTAACCCACACAGCCAGGAAGCGCCGGCCCTGTGTCTGTGGGCGCTCTGACGTCACACGCCCGCCTCAATGTCGCCGTCCAATCAGAGGGCGGGATGGTGATTTTGAATAATGAcgtttctgtttctttcttccACGCTTGCATCAAAACGGAAATTCCCGCTTCTTGGGTTACAGGGAAAATATTTCCTTCATGCTGTTACAGTAAGTGCATCATGCCTGTACAGCCCAGGATTTCGGTGACAAGTCAGTTCATTTTGGTTTTTGCAAAGAAACCCACCACTCGTCTGGTCAATacgacctctctctctctctctctctctctctcaattcaattcaattcaagggtgctttattggcatgacaaacagtttcgtagtgttgccaaagcagttgatattatatacatacattgaaaaataataaaaggtaagcaaaaggaggaaaaaaattaaacagtacaatataatttataaataaaatcttaatagacatgtacatttactttattaatagtttacagctggtgctcaagtatgttttcacagtgagcccctcaggctgtggcaggcggctacatattggacggccaggggggctgtgtgtccctcccccaggaggatagctatttttttttcatttatcaattcagaaaatgattttataatatttatgttttttattaaagaatgtgtcccttaatttggcatatttattgcagtggaggaggaagtgcatctctctctctctctctctctctctctctctctcagatgagTCAATCCATGTGAGAAGTAGGCTAATCATATGTCAATACCGGCCCCAGTGTCAGACTGTCTGCTGGACAGTGTCTCTCAGCCCCGAAGGTTATAACTCCAACCCTCGATCGAACCACATTAGCTCAAATTGGTATCTGCCCACTCAGAGTGTTATTGAATTATGTGAAACAGTTGGCTAGTGTGACAAGAGAGACGCAGGCGCAGGATAGAGAAACACTGATCTTTCTGATGCCCTAAGCAAGACAACTGAGAGCAGATAGTGCTGGATTTAAAGAGATTCACCTAGTATTACTAATGCACAGCCCcggaacacacatacacacacacacacacacacacacagaaattcACACATCATCTATACGGAGACTTCTCATAGATGAAGATTTAATTACATTCAAAGTATTGTTCTCTTGCAtagtgtgtattattattattattattattattattattattattattattattattattattattattattccatttgGATGAATTCTAACGCCTCCTATTGTGCTATACATATCAAACTTCGTACAGATACCTAATCTAGTACGTTGCATATCCTTTTTGTttataatacataaacaaattcaaTGGTTGCGCATTGTATAGTTGTATGGCCGATAGCCAGTCTGATGTTAATCATACGTTGGATAGCCAATCAGCAGAAAGGATTTACAGCCTTTCGAACAGACGCCCTTCCTCTAAATGTATGATCAAATACACCCCGTCTCCCCGCCAGGATTACTAATATTCTCACCACATTGCTGTGATGCACCTTGATTTCCCATTGCAGTCCTAAAACCTCATGTCATGTGCTTTCCTGTTATATTACTGTAACGCCCTCTGCTGGGCAGGTTCGAAGCTGAAGGTTGCAAACCCCCAGAAGAGGACCTCCAGTTGAAGTTGGCACACCATGTATTGaaattattaaaacacaatttttcattcgtttgtgctggtttgtgtcGCAGAAATCATTGTTGTGGCGTTATGGTTCCTGAGATATGAAACATTATATTGTATGAACTGTTACCTCAGGACCCCGTCAACATCCAGATGGAACCGAAATAGTCTCTCGTTTGTGCGTTTGTGCTGGCTTGTGccctgaaaataaacatttgtgcaattttattttgtgttggtATGTGTCCTATGTGTTTTCACCAGTGCGGTTCTAGTTTTTTAGATATTCATCTTTTTATGATCAGCGATGACGTCACCTAGCACTCCAACAAACTCTGAATCGATCCCAAGTGGTGACAttcgtttgtgctggtttgtgccgcaAAAATAATCGTTTGCGCCAGTACGGTTTTTGGCATTAATAAAGAGCAGTATTTCTGGTTGAATAAATTGCGGACTTGCGTTTTGCTTGCTATTACAACGGCCACAGTGCATTCTTTGGCCCATGTTGTATGCTTAATATATACTTATAATGTACCACCACTGGCGTGTGCATATGTGTTCGTATGTATACTATAGTTAACCAGATGTTTAATCATGTTTATACCATGCTACACCATACTGCACCATATTATACCTTGTTTTTACCATACACTGTACCAATTTTTTAACATGATTTTACTAAATGTTGAACATgactttaactttttttttttaccatgctTTTACCACATTTCCACATAATTACCTAACCTACCTGCAGTTTTACACACTCTCACTGATGCATATATTACTGCTCCTAACGCGACTTAcatgtttttatcattttaacgAATAGTGACAGAACTAGTCCAGGGATTAACATCAGGCTATAactcaatattttgtattgtcttCAATCTGTGACAGCAAgagattaattgattgattatttatttctctatttCTATATTTGGCTGCCTCACGCTATGACTGCTTCTGCTGTCCATGGTGCTGAACGATACTGTGTGTGCCTGTGAGTTTCCTTCTGGGCTCCACAAATGATAAATCTCCTTGGGGAAATATTGCCAGTGTATTAATTAATGATTGCATTAATTAGCAACCACAGTTAACAAATCAAGAACCAATTAATCAGTCAATCAACTGGATTAATCAAATGAATAATCAACGCAAGGGTCACTTATCATTTAGTTCCTCATTAGAACACCTCAAGGGATCCACAAGAAGCTTTGTTCAGCCCCTTGTGCTCGCTTGGATTAACTGAACGATCCCACAAAAACGAAATCCAGCAAtttctatattaaaaaaaaaacaatgattcatctttaattttaatttcaatttcataATTTGAATGGCTTGCTCCAGACCTCTGCAACTCTGTATGCACAGAAATACctacacacctgtttttctTGTAAGTGTTTAGTGTACTGGACCCtcagtcctccaggaccagggaaaTAAAAAGTAGAAAAAACTTTAATTTCTGTCGTGTTctacaattgttacaatttgGGTTTGCTGAATACTCCAGTGTCTTGTTCTGGAAACCAACCAAAGTGCCATTAACAGGAACAGGTTCCTCTCTTCTTCAACCCCtccctctcacactctctctgctCACACCCCCCTTCACAAGGGACCCCTTGgctgagagagaaggaggatAGTGTTCACTTGGATCTGTCGCTGCTGCCGCTGCCACCTCCACTGACTCCAGTTCCCAGGTAAGAAGCCGCGTCCTGTACAGGGACCTCACTCTCCCGTATAGAGGCATGTTGACTTCGTTCAAGGTAATACCACAGATTATGTACAAAtattctgtgttgttgttgttgttgaaaaaTTCAAAGTCCAGTTTATGAAATTCTAACATAAATGCAGAGATCGGCTCTTAATTGAGAACCATAAGTTAtcaattcttgtttttttaaaaattatttccCCTGATTTCAGCACTTCGGTGTCAAAGCACAGAGTCAAAAGCATGTTGTTTTGGGTTGCAGAGAGACAGGACATGGGGGGTCGGGTAATAGGTCCAAAATGAATTTGAGACATCTAGAGCAGTGTTTCTCAAACCTGGGTTTTGAGGACCCTTTACCCTGctggagctctcaattacttcattgaacccttaattgaactaatttgctTACTTTCGACGTTTTCATTGTGTAACAATGTATAAGTTCCTTATAAAATTTAATGCATAACGGTAACCCcctgtttaaaataactaaaaggctctgatttcgtaaattatttaaatgaagggttcaattaagcaattgagatctcagttggaacaaaaaccagcagggtagattAGCAGGCAAAATTACTGCAATTAAGTCAATGTGTTTCGACCAGCAGCTATGATGGTGAAACCTGTGTTGGCAGTGCTCCCAGAGTTTCATCCCTTTTAAAAGCGATGTGTGGTACACCAGTTTACTGTTAAGCCCACCAAGTGGGAACCGAGACAACCATTCACAATCATCTAATATGTAACCGCAGGtataaaacattaatgaaaGATCAATACAATCATTTGCGGTTTTCTCTTAAAACCAATCACGAAAGGTCAATTTCCTGAAAGAGAAAAAGGCCTCAATGTTTCATAATTAAACTGTGTTTCTCTTATAGTGATTCTGTGGATAAGACGTCAGCGATACTGCTGCCAACAACCCCTCCACTGCCTTAGGTGTGGGTGTGGTCTGTCCCAGGTGGACAACATCTCACCCATCCCCCCCTCCAGCACATTACAGATAAtatgagacacagacagacagataattTGTTGATTAATGTACATGCCAGGCACATGTCATTTAATGCCCTACTCCACAACAAAATCTATAGTGTTAAAATTACAGTCTTAAAATGTAGTGTTAAAAATCAGTGTTCGTTTCAACATTCATTGGGTGAAATTAACACTCTGAGAGTTAAACCATCTtgagagtcagtgttaatactgggtgtcaaaataaaaaatgttgaatTAACACTGTATtgatgtaaaaccaaataactaAACTTttccacaatgcattgtggtagTTTCCAGAATAATtgatgttttattgtgttattgtttaTATAAGCACTTAATTATTGCgtaaatattaattattctAAAGCAATTATTGTTTGAGTGTAAAATGTgtcaatatatttacatttgtgtttttctacaCTAAATTGGAAGTCATGTCTTTGAGTCAACACCTAccacatatttgttttttcttttgtttatttttctgcttgTAGTGGTGCTTTTGAGCATGACCTGTATATGAATAACCTGTTTGCTTGTCTTACTGGGTCTGGGtattacaatacatatatatatacactcacctaaaggattattaggaacacctgttcaatttctcattaatgcaattatctaaccaaccaatcacatggcagttgcttcaatgcatttaggggtgtggtcctggtcaagacaatctcctgaactccaaactgaatgtctgaatgggaaagaaaggtgatttaagcaattttgagcgtggcatggttgttggtgccagacgggccggtctgagtatttcacaatctgctcagttactgggattttcacgcacaaccatttctagggtttacaaagaatggtgtgaaaagggaaaaacatccagtatgcggcagtcctgtgggcgaaaatgccttgttgatgctagaggtcagaggagaatgggccgactgattcaagctgatagaagagcaactttgactgaaataaccactcgttacaaccgaggtatgcagcaaagcatttgtgaagccacaacacgtacaaccttgaggcggatgggctacaacagcagaagaccccaccgggtaccactcatctccactacaaataggaaaaagaggctacaatttgcacaagctcaccaaaattggacagttgaagactggaaaaatgttgcctggtctgatgagtctcgatttctgttgagacattcagatggtagagtcagaatttggcgtaaacagaatgagaacatggatccatcatgccttgttaccactgtgcaggctggtggtggtggtgtaatggtgtgggggatgttttcttggcacactttaggccccttagtgccaattgggcatcgtttaaatgccacggcctacctgagcattgtttctgaccatgtccatccctttatgaccaccatgtacccatcctctgatggctacttccagcaggataatgcaccatgtcacaaaggtcgaatcatttcaaattggtttcttgaacatgacaatgagttcactgtactaaactggcccccacagtcaccagatctcaacccaatagagcatctttgggatgtggtggaacgggagcttcgtgccctggatgtgcatcccacaaatctccatcaactgcaagatgctatcctatcaatatgggccaacatttctaaagaatgctttcagcaccttgttgaatcaatgccacgtagaattaaggcagttctgaaggtgaaagggggtcaaacacagtattagtatggtgttcctaataatcctttaggtgagtgtgtatatatatatatatatatatatatatatataaagaagtgAAGTGTTGGGAACCCAGCAATGCATGAGTgttgatttaaaacattttggatGGTCGTGCATGTACACTTTAAAAGGGTTAAATTTGCTAATGATATTTTGCTGTGTAGTGTTGTTTACACTGGTACAGAGTACATTTTTGACTCTACCTAGTGTTGGGAAAATTCTGTTTCAACACTGAGCACAGTGCTATTAGCACTGATGTGGTGCTGATGTTGAACACTCAAAGTGTTAAAAATGTACTCTGAGAAAGTGTTAGAATGTCAACActtttaaaagtgttaatttaaCACTTTTGTGATGGTTCCCATATATACACTTCAAAAGTGTTAAATTCAAACATTCACATTTGCTGTGTCCTCAATGTTTGTTGAATAGGATCTacacaatatacatttaatattttcatcATATTTTTACTATGTACACCTGAGCAATTCATAACTATGTTTACCAAAAAATATGCAAAATTATGGTTATTCACTTTTGGATATGTCGATTTAGGTGGAAAGcagcatttttacatttcattcaACATGTTAATGTTGGGCAGTTGAGTATCCGCGGGCCGGTTGtggtgggctggtctgggtcAAAGTCCAGGGCTGTTTTTCAGTCCCAGTCCGTCCCTGTTGGTCTCTACTGTGTTTTCTTCACTCTCATAGGAAGGCATTTCAGACATTCTGAGCTTCCCATGGTTTATTTCAGATTCTTTAGGATACAGTATAATTCACCTTTAATAACTTTAAACAACTGAGGTGGTGGAATATTCATTACACAAATTGTTGTTTCCTTGATGTATAAGATCTTCTTCATTCTTTATTAATCCTGTATAAATGTTATGTcctaaattatttaattcaattcaCCTGTCAGTCTGTATTGCCTATGAGGGATGATAATATTGTCCAGAGCAGAAACTAGAAGCCTCGGCTCCTCCTCCCTGGTCTCCTCTCGACCCAGATTGCCTACATCACAAAGTTATCAAGACATAATAGAATCAAGTTCCCATTTCTGTCACACAGTCGATCGTTTTCTCTGTTGAAACACAACCAGAGCAACCTCACTGGGCTGGATTTCCATTAATGAAGATCCCACAGTGAGAGGAGTCAAGAAGAAGGTAAGAAATACAGAGCTTGGTCTGTTTTATATCAGGAGTGGTTAGAGTCCATTCTGCAGGAAGAGACACTGTTATATGCAGACTAAATGGATTCTAGTATTTATTCCTGGCTCAGGTTTTACTGTATAATATACCAggcttttacatattttaaagttatttatGTTGAACCCATTAAATACCCAGATCTCACAGCTTGACATTGGACAATTGTTATGGGTTGAGGTTCCGTTAAGGTTTCGAGAAACGGGAAGGTCATGAATGGTCAGTAATCATCTCAAattcaacttttaaaatcaaatggCATTAATAATTCTGTGAAGAAAACGCAAAAAGTAGGTTTCCTGGCAATGCAGTAGAGCCTTTtctcattaaaatatttatatttataatcaaTCAAAGGTCCCATGGAAATCAGTGGTTGTGGATTGTGTGGTTGTAAGGCTGATAGCTGATCAGCAGAAAGGATTACAGCTGTTTGAACAGATTCCGTTCCTTTAAATGTGTGGTCAAATACACTCCATCTCCCCTGTCAGTAGAGCAAATTCTCTCAGTATTGCTGTGCTGCACTGTGATTTCCTACTGCATTTCTAAAACCGCATATTATTAGACTTCCTGTTATAATACTGTATTGCCCTCTGCTGGTCAGCTTCAGCACTGAAGGCTACAAATCCCAGATGTGGAGCACAAGGCATTGGGAAGCCTATAGCTGGATTAGTGGACATTGGCTGGACTGTGTGGACAGAGCGGTGACCAGTGTCCATAATAAATAGTTGTA
It contains:
- the LOC136768667 gene encoding E3 ubiquitin-protein ligase ZNRF1 yields the protein MGTRASRFQQDAGTVFDKDGLRRDSYRRVRGKRPTSLVVDFSGSFDPASEPSQTRAEEGGDSDRGRSAAGSEGSPSPAERIGTEALPEQGSSGHSAGDSATPSAPGAERLSGDEAARVTLRTFSERLPTGRLSGRNLATRSGRVRGSHARPLSEAWVGVYRVNTRHGTIKCPFCTKPFPGGRFEEHLLSCLTAPSLPYNTDTLYKDSGECSICLEDLVQGQTIARLACLCIYHKSCIDSWCKVKPCCPEHPFD